TCTCATGCACCAGCGCGTGGTGCGCCCAGGTGGCGGCGGCACCCGAGCACAGCAGGATCAGCGTGTTGATCAGCGGCAGGTGGAAGGGGTCGAAGGTCTCGATCCCGGCGGGCGGCCAGGGGCCGTCGATGGCGGGCGAGTTTCCATTCGGATCCATCGGGTACAGCGCGTGTTTGAAGAAACTCCAGAACCACGCGAAGAAGAACATCACTTCGGACATGATGAAGAGGATGAAGCCGTAGCGCAGGCCGATCAGCACGACCGGCGTGTGGTCGCCCACCTGGTTCTCGGCGACGGTTTCCGACCACCAGCCGAACATAACGTAAAGCACGCCGACGAGGCCGATCAGGAAGGCCCAGGGTCCGTGATCGTGCATCCACAGGGCAGCGCCGAACAACATGACGAACCCCGCGACGGACCCGGCCAGCGGCCAGATGGAGGGGCTCAGGATGTGGTAGTCGTGATTTTTTGCATGCGCCATGGCGTTCCCTCAGTTCAGGCGTTCGTTGTCGGATGCTTTTGCATCGTTTTCGGTGTCGGTGCCAAGCGCACCAAGGTCGAGGGCGGCCTGCGTCTGTTCGGGCAGGTCGATCTCGTAGAAGGTGTAGGACAGCGTGATGTGCTTGGTGTACTTCGCGTCCCGGTCGGTGACGATCTCGGGGTCGACGAAGAAGCTGACGGGCATCTGAACCCGCTCACCCGGCATCAGCACCTGCTCGGTGAAGCAGAAACACTCGATCTTGTTGAAGAAACCGCCCGCCTCGTAGGGGGCGACGTTGTAGCTGGCCTGACCGGCGATCGGGCGGTCGGTGGGATTGTAGGCCTCGTAGAAGGCAAGGCCCTCTTCCCCGATCCGCACCGTCATCTCGGTCTGCATGGGTTTGAATTCCCACGCCATGTTGCGGTCCTTCGAGGCGTCGAACTTGACCTTGATGGTCTTCTCCAGGATCTCGCCGGTGGTTCCCTCGGCGACGGCAGTGGTGCCGCCGAAGCCTGTGACGCGGCAGAACCAGTCGTAGAAGGGCACGGAGGCCCATGCCAGCGCGCCCATGGTCACGACCACGCCCACCGTCTGAAGAACTGTCTTCGTCTTGCCGTCAATTGCCATCTTGGACCTCCGTTTCCGGTCGCACCTGATAGTCGCCGCCGCCGACCTTGACGATGGTCAGCCCGAAGATCAGCGCGATAAAGGCCGCGAGCACGAGGCCCACGCCCATGTTGCGCCCCTTCCGGCGGCGGTGAAGCTCGTGTTCCTTGACAAGACCCGCCATTACCACGCCCCCATGCGGTCGAGGCCCGCTTCGACGAGGATCGCGCCGAAATGGGCAAAGAGGTAGAGCAGGGAGAGCTTGAAGAAGCTGCGTTCGACCTTGAAGTTGTCGGCCTCGCAGGCAACCTCGTCCCGGCGCCAGATCTGCCATGCACCGCGCAGGAAAAGCGCGTTCAGCACCAGCGCGGTGGCAATGTAGATCGGTCCGCCGACCTGCGTGAAACCGAGGCCCACAGCGAATGCGGCCAGAAGAACGGTGTAGCCGAGGATATGTGCGCGGGTCGCCGGCCGGCCGTGGGTCACGGTCAGCATGGGCACCTTTGCGACGTCGTAGTCCGAGCGCATGAACAGCGCCAGCGCCCAGAAGTGCGGCGGGGTCCACAGGAAGGTCAGGCAGAACATCAGCACCGAGGCGGTCGAGATGTCGCCGGTGGCAGCGGCCCAGCCAATCATCGGGGGGAAGGCCCCGGCGGCGCCGCCGATCACGATGTTCTGCGGCGTCGCGCGCTTCAGCCACATCGTGTAGATGACCACGTAGAAGAAAATGGTGAAGGCCAGCAGCCCGGCGGCCAGCCAGTTCGTGGCCAGGCCGAGGAACACGCAGGCGAAGACCGACAGGGTCAGGCCGATGG
This region of Ponticoccus alexandrii genomic DNA includes:
- the cyoE gene encoding heme o synthase, producing MSDASFDSQLRENEAEFGDYFALLKPRVMTLVVFTAFVGLLAAPVAVHPFVGFCAILFIAVGGGASGALNMWYDADIDAVMKRTAKRPIPAGRVSREEALAIGLTLSVFACVFLGLATNWLAAGLLAFTIFFYVVIYTMWLKRATPQNIVIGGAAGAFPPMIGWAAATGDISTASVLMFCLTFLWTPPHFWALALFMRSDYDVAKVPMLTVTHGRPATRAHILGYTVLLAAFAVGLGFTQVGGPIYIATALVLNALFLRGAWQIWRRDEVACEADNFKVERSFFKLSLLYLFAHFGAILVEAGLDRMGAW
- a CDS encoding cytochrome c oxidase subunit 3, translated to MAHAKNHDYHILSPSIWPLAGSVAGFVMLFGAALWMHDHGPWAFLIGLVGVLYVMFGWWSETVAENQVGDHTPVVLIGLRYGFILFIMSEVMFFFAWFWSFFKHALYPMDPNGNSPAIDGPWPPAGIETFDPFHLPLINTLILLCSGAAATWAHHALVHENNRKDIVSGLSIAIILGLIFSLFQAYEYSHAAFGFSGNIYGANFFMATGFHGFHVIIGTIFLFICLLRTMRGHFTPENHLGFEAAAWYWHFVDVVWLFLFASIYIWGA
- a CDS encoding cytochrome c oxidase assembly protein gives rise to the protein MAIDGKTKTVLQTVGVVVTMGALAWASVPFYDWFCRVTGFGGTTAVAEGTTGEILEKTIKVKFDASKDRNMAWEFKPMQTEMTVRIGEEGLAFYEAYNPTDRPIAGQASYNVAPYEAGGFFNKIECFCFTEQVLMPGERVQMPVSFFVDPEIVTDRDAKYTKHITLSYTFYEIDLPEQTQAALDLGALGTDTENDAKASDNERLN